The Camelina sativa cultivar DH55 chromosome 14, Cs, whole genome shotgun sequence genome includes a window with the following:
- the LOC104742347 gene encoding uncharacterized protein LOC104742347: protein MASWKKTIATPFKKAATFFNQPQQSSSPHSRHANAKAREEHERRTVQELQGDVMACGYEDVLVMWSILDKSNSSNNLTS from the coding sequence atggCTTCATGGAAGAAAACAATCGCAACACCATTCAAGAAAGCGGCAACGTTCTTCAACCAGCCGCAGCAATCATCATCGCCACACAGCCGCCACGCAAACGCAAAGGCGAGAGAAGAGCACGAGAGACGAACCGTGCAAGAGCTTCAAGGTGACGTCATGGCTTGTGGTTATGAAGATGTCCTCGTCATGTGGTCTATTCTTGACAAGTCAAACTCTTCAAACAATCTCACTTCTTGA